The following coding sequences are from one Prochlorococcus sp. MIT 1314 window:
- a CDS encoding NAD(P)H-quinone oxidoreductase subunit N: MPNEIFTINLNAQAIIPEAFILLGIVGTLLVDLAGEKTASKWAPIICYLSIGGSLLSLASQWSNPVNSAFLGSFNSDNLAIAFRAIIALSTLVSLLISWRYTEQSGSPIGEFAAIVLSATLGAMLLCGSTDLISVFISLETLSVASYLLSGYLKRDPRSSEAALKYLLVGSAAAAVYLYGSSFLYGLSGSTNLATIGLEIINKPSFITSLALVFVLSTVAFKIAAVPFHQWTPDVYEGSPTPVVAFLSVGSKTAGFAFAIRILSTTFSSFDEEWKLLFTILAILSMALGNVVALAQTSMKRMLAYSSIGQAGFVMIGIVSGTQDGLSAAVLYLAAYLFMNLGAFSCVILFSLRTGSDRILDYSGLYQKDPLITLGLSLCLLSLGGLPPMLGFFGKIYLFFAGWANHQYLLVIVGLVTSVISIYYYISVIKMMVVKEPQEASEIVKSYPEINWGIIGLPPLRVALYACVAVTALGGILSNPLFKLANTAVSETPFLQDIIATANNIA, translated from the coding sequence GTGCCCAACGAAATCTTTACAATTAATTTAAATGCTCAAGCCATTATTCCAGAGGCTTTTATCTTACTAGGTATTGTTGGAACTCTTCTTGTAGATTTAGCAGGAGAAAAAACTGCATCAAAATGGGCACCAATAATCTGCTATTTATCAATTGGCGGCTCTCTCTTAAGTTTAGCCTCTCAATGGAGTAATCCAGTAAATAGTGCATTTCTTGGTTCCTTTAATTCAGATAATTTAGCAATCGCATTCAGAGCAATAATAGCTTTATCAACTTTAGTTTCTTTACTAATAAGCTGGCGTTATACAGAACAAAGTGGAAGCCCTATTGGGGAGTTCGCGGCGATAGTTCTTTCGGCAACTCTTGGGGCAATGCTTTTGTGTGGATCTACTGACCTTATTAGTGTATTCATATCTCTTGAGACTTTATCGGTAGCGAGCTATTTACTTTCTGGTTATCTCAAGAGAGATCCAAGGAGTTCAGAAGCAGCTTTAAAATATTTGCTTGTTGGTTCAGCGGCCGCTGCAGTCTATTTGTACGGTTCCTCTTTCCTTTATGGATTAAGTGGTTCAACGAACTTAGCAACAATTGGTTTAGAGATTATCAACAAGCCATCATTCATTACTTCTTTAGCTCTTGTATTTGTCCTATCAACTGTTGCATTTAAAATAGCTGCAGTCCCTTTTCATCAATGGACGCCTGATGTATATGAGGGCTCACCTACACCTGTAGTGGCTTTTTTATCTGTTGGTTCAAAAACAGCAGGATTTGCATTTGCAATAAGAATATTAAGCACCACTTTCTCTTCTTTCGATGAGGAGTGGAAACTTTTATTTACTATTTTAGCCATCTTGAGCATGGCCCTCGGAAATGTTGTAGCTCTAGCTCAAACCTCAATGAAAAGGATGCTAGCTTACAGTTCTATTGGACAAGCCGGATTTGTAATGATTGGAATCGTATCTGGGACACAAGATGGTTTATCAGCTGCTGTTTTATATTTGGCTGCGTATTTGTTTATGAATTTGGGTGCATTTTCATGTGTAATACTTTTCTCACTAAGAACCGGTTCTGACAGAATTCTTGATTACTCTGGGCTTTACCAAAAAGATCCTCTCATTACATTAGGCCTGAGCCTTTGTCTTCTATCACTTGGAGGTTTACCTCCTATGTTAGGATTTTTTGGAAAAATATATTTGTTCTTTGCAGGTTGGGCAAATCATCAATATTTATTAGTAATCGTTGGATTGGTAACTTCAGTTATATCTATTTATTACTACATTTCAGTGATAAAAATGATGGTAGTAAAAGAACCACAGGAAGCTTCTGAAATAGTTAAATCATATCCTGAAATTAATTGGGGAATTATAGGATTGCCTCCCTTAAGAGTTGCACTTTATGCTTGCGTAGCGGTAACTGCTCTTGGAGGAATCCTATCTAATCCTCTTTTTAAATTAGCCAACACAGCGGTTTCAGAAACTCCTTTCTTACAAGATATTATTGCTACAGCAAATAATATTGCCTAG
- a CDS encoding DUF2862 domain-containing protein, giving the protein MAETKLLPKIGSKIKININKVKDRLPGKLIDQISSNPKAVITGYKMTDGRSIGITAKFQNGEQNWFFPEEIEKG; this is encoded by the coding sequence ATGGCTGAAACAAAATTATTACCCAAAATTGGTAGTAAAATTAAAATTAACATTAACAAAGTAAAAGATAGACTACCAGGAAAATTAATTGATCAAATATCTTCTAATCCTAAAGCTGTGATAACAGGCTATAAAATGACAGACGGCAGAAGCATTGGAATCACTGCAAAGTTTCAGAATGGAGAGCAAAACTGGTTTTTCCCAGAAGAAATTGAGAAAGGGTAA
- a CDS encoding ABC transporter ATP-binding protein, translating into MSKKVASLESISKTYGKDDLTVKALDCINLKIYKGDYLAVMGASGSGKSTAMNIIGCLDRPSEGVYKLNGIPVENLSDDELAEIRNQKLGFVFQQFHLLSDATALENVILPMIYAGIEPEQRLERGKNALKKVGLSERMNNRPNQLSGGQQQRVAIARAIINNPAILLADEPTGALDSKTTEDVLDLFDKLHESGITIVLVTHEDEVANRAKKIAKFKDGRIVELKVK; encoded by the coding sequence ATGTCTAAGAAAGTCGCAAGTTTAGAAAGCATATCTAAAACATATGGGAAGGATGATCTAACTGTTAAAGCCTTAGATTGCATAAACTTAAAAATTTATAAAGGTGATTATTTAGCTGTAATGGGAGCTAGTGGCTCAGGCAAAAGTACAGCTATGAATATTATTGGATGTCTAGATAGACCATCTGAAGGTGTATATAAATTAAATGGTATCCCTGTTGAGAATTTATCTGATGATGAGCTAGCGGAAATACGTAACCAAAAATTAGGCTTCGTTTTTCAGCAATTTCATCTTCTTTCAGACGCAACTGCACTTGAAAACGTAATTTTGCCGATGATTTATGCTGGTATTGAGCCTGAACAAAGATTAGAGAGAGGTAAGAATGCCTTAAAAAAAGTTGGCCTTTCAGAAAGAATGAATAATCGCCCAAACCAGTTATCCGGAGGTCAACAACAACGAGTGGCTATTGCCAGGGCCATTATCAATAATCCTGCAATATTGTTAGCAGACGAACCTACTGGCGCACTAGATTCAAAAACCACTGAAGATGTACTAGATCTTTTTGACAAACTGCATGAATCTGGAATAACCATAGTTTTAGTTACGCACGAAGATGAAGTTGCAAATCGCGCAAAAAAAATAGCTAAATTTAAGGATGGAAGAATAGTTGAATTAAAAGTTAAGTAA
- a CDS encoding DUF721 domain-containing protein, translating into MNKSNPHPLKNCLDNFKKSFGDLDKLSTINENWKDLIGSELFQECKPLNIEKKILTIAVNHPQWRQALIYNKHKLKERIEKIGITLNEIKIIQNYEIKNKNIRATNAKIVWAKHPSRIHQNNMCICTLCNSPTPKGEIKRWGKCSFCWRKKK; encoded by the coding sequence GTGAATAAAAGTAATCCACATCCCTTGAAAAATTGTCTTGATAATTTCAAAAAATCATTTGGTGACTTAGATAAACTTTCTACAATCAACGAAAACTGGAAAGACTTAATCGGTTCAGAACTATTTCAAGAATGCAAACCATTAAATATTGAAAAAAAAATACTTACTATTGCAGTAAATCATCCTCAATGGCGCCAAGCTTTAATCTACAACAAGCATAAATTAAAAGAGAGAATCGAGAAAATTGGAATAACTTTGAATGAAATAAAAATAATACAAAATTATGAAATTAAAAATAAAAATATTAGAGCTACTAATGCAAAGATAGTTTGGGCAAAGCATCCGAGCAGAATCCATCAAAATAATATGTGCATTTGTACTCTCTGTAATTCCCCAACTCCTAAGGGAGAAATCAAACGATGGGGGAAGTGTTCTTTTTGTTGGAGAAAAAAGAAATAA
- a CDS encoding biotin--[acetyl-CoA-carboxylase] ligase — MKVIGSAARTVFYLKKIQGQYPSWRIQYKIKCKSTENELTNWLGYSEVKRNQPVAIIAREQCSGVGQNSKTWVSPKGGIWLSAAYPIFSKEFTSQIFNLSLGIKICEMLRQENINVCLKWPNDIFFGSKKLIGFLPRVITRGKEIIYVRIGLGMNVLNYTPSEGISLSKVLQTKNINHHYWTAKVLKAFHDSIECNNKKEYVIKSANKFLTKRFLPSGYCPHIWRIKDIDLNGHLRIENETQLKVIRRF; from the coding sequence GTGAAAGTTATTGGATCTGCAGCTAGGACAGTTTTTTATTTAAAAAAAATTCAGGGTCAATATCCAAGTTGGAGAATTCAGTACAAAATAAAATGTAAAAGTACCGAAAATGAGCTCACAAACTGGCTTGGATATTCAGAAGTAAAGAGAAACCAGCCAGTAGCGATAATAGCAAGAGAACAGTGCTCAGGTGTTGGCCAAAACTCAAAAACTTGGGTTTCCCCAAAAGGTGGGATTTGGTTAAGTGCAGCTTATCCAATATTTTCAAAAGAATTTACTAGTCAAATATTTAATTTGTCTTTAGGAATTAAGATATGTGAAATGCTTAGACAAGAGAATATAAATGTTTGTTTGAAATGGCCAAATGATATTTTTTTTGGTTCAAAAAAGTTGATTGGATTTTTACCAAGGGTGATAACTAGAGGCAAGGAAATTATCTATGTAAGAATAGGTCTTGGGATGAATGTTTTAAATTACACTCCATCAGAAGGTATTTCATTATCAAAAGTACTTCAAACTAAGAATATTAATCACCATTACTGGACAGCCAAAGTTCTTAAAGCTTTTCATGATTCAATTGAATGTAATAACAAAAAAGAATATGTGATCAAATCGGCAAATAAGTTCCTCACTAAAAGATTTTTACCTAGTGGTTATTGTCCTCATATATGGAGAATTAAAGATATTGATTTAAATGGGCATTTAAGAATTGAGAATGAAACTCAACTGAAGGTAATTAGAAGGTTCTGA
- the ubiE gene encoding bifunctional demethylmenaquinone methyltransferase/2-methoxy-6-polyprenyl-1,4-benzoquinol methylase UbiE, whose protein sequence is MKFTKTIEVKNIFNKISYKYDFLNNLLSFGLHKLWKRKLVNLLEPSNGEDWADLCCGTGDLAFLISKRVSPRGSITGIDSAKDILNIAKKKSELRKNKFIKWEIKDVLEINDYSKNFDGICMSYGLRNLNNVEEGIKKVFYLLKDKGRAGFLDFNHSTKNSFSNIFQKIYLRLIVVTISRLFNLSPEYAYIEKSISSFPKKNELLKIAKDVGFKEAEYRTLFWGQMGILILAK, encoded by the coding sequence ATGAAATTCACCAAAACTATCGAAGTTAAAAATATATTTAATAAAATTTCCTATAAATATGACTTTTTAAATAATCTATTAAGTTTTGGACTGCACAAATTATGGAAAAGGAAATTAGTTAATTTATTAGAACCTTCAAATGGTGAAGATTGGGCTGATTTATGCTGTGGAACTGGAGATTTAGCATTCTTAATTTCTAAGAGAGTAAGTCCAAGGGGTTCAATTACTGGGATTGACAGCGCCAAGGATATCCTAAATATTGCAAAGAAAAAATCAGAACTAAGAAAAAATAAATTTATTAAGTGGGAAATTAAAGATGTTTTAGAAATTAATGATTATTCAAAAAATTTTGATGGAATTTGCATGTCCTATGGATTAAGAAACTTGAATAATGTTGAAGAAGGAATAAAAAAAGTTTTTTATCTTCTTAAGGACAAAGGAAGGGCAGGATTTCTTGATTTTAATCACTCAACAAAAAATTCTTTTTCTAATATTTTTCAGAAAATATACTTGAGGCTAATTGTAGTAACCATTTCTAGACTTTTTAATTTAAGTCCAGAATACGCATATATTGAAAAAAGTATTAGCAGCTTTCCAAAGAAAAATGAGCTTTTAAAAATTGCTAAGGATGTTGGATTTAAAGAAGCTGAATATAGAACTCTTTTTTGGGGCCAAATGGGGATATTAATTTTAGCTAAATAA
- the chlG gene encoding chlorophyll synthase ChlG, which produces MNDPKQLLGIKGASETSSIWKLRIQLMKPITWIPLIWGVICGAAASGNFEWTFSNVLASLACMLMSGPLLAGYTQTINDFFDKEIDAINEPNRPIPSGKISIKDVKIQIWVLLIAGLIVAFLLDLYAQHNFPSVLLLALGGSFVSYIYSAPPLKLKQNGWLGNYALGASYIALPWWAGQALFGKLTVVTALLTLAYSLSGLGIAVINDFKSVEGDSKLGLNSLPVVFGIKNASRISAGLIDIFQLAMVVVLVIIGQHLASVILVLLVIPQITFQDMWLLRDPLKFDVKYQASAQPFLITGMLVTALAIGHSFLVA; this is translated from the coding sequence GTGAATGATCCAAAACAACTTTTAGGAATTAAGGGGGCCTCTGAAACTTCAAGTATATGGAAACTTCGTATACAGTTAATGAAGCCAATTACATGGATCCCTTTGATATGGGGTGTTATTTGTGGAGCAGCTGCTAGTGGAAATTTTGAATGGACATTTAGTAATGTTTTAGCTTCACTAGCATGCATGTTGATGAGTGGGCCACTTCTAGCAGGTTATACACAAACCATAAATGATTTTTTTGACAAAGAAATTGACGCAATTAACGAACCAAATAGACCAATTCCTTCTGGAAAAATTTCAATCAAAGATGTAAAAATTCAAATCTGGGTATTACTTATTGCAGGCCTAATAGTTGCTTTTCTATTAGATTTATATGCTCAACATAACTTCCCCTCCGTCTTGCTTTTAGCATTAGGAGGATCTTTTGTTAGTTATATTTATTCTGCTCCACCTCTTAAATTAAAACAAAATGGTTGGCTTGGAAATTATGCATTAGGAGCATCATATATAGCTTTACCTTGGTGGGCAGGACAAGCATTGTTTGGGAAATTGACTGTTGTGACCGCATTATTAACACTTGCTTATAGCCTCTCTGGGCTTGGTATTGCTGTTATTAATGATTTCAAAAGCGTAGAAGGAGACTCAAAGCTTGGCTTGAATTCTTTACCAGTAGTATTTGGGATTAAAAATGCAAGCAGAATAAGTGCAGGACTCATTGACATTTTTCAATTAGCAATGGTTGTAGTATTAGTCATTATTGGTCAACATTTAGCCTCTGTAATTTTGGTTTTATTAGTAATTCCACAAATTACATTTCAAGATATGTGGTTATTAAGAGATCCTCTAAAGTTTGATGTCAAATATCAAGCAAGTGCCCAACCCTTTCTTATAACTGGAATGTTAGTTACAGCTTTAGCGATCGGACATAGTTTTTTAGTTGCTTAA
- a CDS encoding transglycosylase domain-containing protein: MQKIKSKSFVLIIPILLFSGIFFYFFNLIFTTLKFDISKNKRYRAPKYSYVILSSDNKILSKLSRKFEIDNHNHKIPFFLKNSFISSEDKRFYKHKGIDLKSISRALFQNIRSGYVKEGGSTITQQVARLLFLNNDLSFQRKIKEILISLILEFRYDKNQILKLYLNNIYLGSGAYGVNEASQVYFGKLIEELTLSEIALIAGLAPAPSIYSPYQNIEIAIKNRNKVLESMYLDGYISLTNKNKAIKEKINLNYQTDDNFSHDKLLINFILEETDKKIETKNDYKFLRIKSSINKDWQKTAQKISRYVGPKEIEFALLSIESNTGLIRTMITSKHPSVNEYNRVTSSVRPLGSTFKIIPYTAALIGGTKLSDKFEDLPKCWESYCPKNFSEVYRGTISLIESFKSSSNIVPISITKKIGLKNIINLANEFGLGYEQEFEEFPSLAIGSYGDNLLNITNAYSAINNNGKIYSPSILEKIESFNKQIIWKNKFIAKKILDYKVNKKLNKLLEKSVKDGTSKAAFIKGKKIYGKTGTSDGNKDLWFIGSLDNLTTGIWIGYDDNRESKLSSGNAAYLWKKFIAEIYKI, encoded by the coding sequence GTGCAAAAGATTAAATCCAAATCTTTTGTTTTAATAATTCCAATATTACTATTTTCTGGAATATTTTTTTATTTTTTTAATCTAATATTTACCACATTAAAATTTGATATATCTAAAAATAAAAGGTATCGAGCACCCAAATATTCTTATGTAATTTTATCTTCCGATAATAAGATACTAAGCAAATTAAGCCGGAAATTTGAAATAGACAATCACAATCATAAAATTCCTTTTTTTCTTAAAAATTCTTTTATATCTTCGGAAGATAAAAGATTTTATAAACATAAAGGAATAGATCTAAAAAGTATTTCACGTGCCCTTTTTCAAAATATTAGAAGTGGTTATGTTAAGGAGGGAGGAAGTACGATCACACAACAAGTTGCTAGATTACTTTTTCTAAATAATGATTTAAGTTTTCAAAGAAAAATCAAAGAAATTCTTATATCACTCATACTTGAATTTAGATATGACAAAAATCAAATTTTAAAATTATATTTAAATAATATTTATTTAGGATCAGGAGCATACGGGGTTAACGAGGCTTCTCAAGTTTATTTTGGAAAACTTATAGAAGAATTGACATTATCAGAGATTGCTTTAATTGCAGGATTGGCTCCAGCTCCATCAATTTATTCACCTTATCAAAATATAGAAATAGCTATTAAAAATAGAAATAAAGTTCTTGAATCAATGTATCTTGATGGATATATCTCTCTTACAAATAAGAATAAGGCGATTAAAGAGAAAATAAACCTAAATTATCAAACAGATGATAATTTTTCACATGATAAATTACTAATAAATTTTATCCTTGAGGAAACAGATAAAAAAATTGAGACTAAGAACGATTATAAGTTTTTAAGAATTAAATCTTCTATTAATAAAGATTGGCAAAAAACTGCCCAAAAAATCTCAAGATATGTTGGACCTAAAGAAATTGAATTTGCATTGTTATCAATTGAATCAAATACAGGACTAATAAGGACAATGATAACTAGCAAACATCCATCAGTAAATGAATATAATAGAGTTACTTCATCTGTAAGACCTTTAGGTTCTACTTTTAAAATAATTCCTTATACTGCTGCATTAATAGGAGGGACAAAATTAAGCGATAAATTTGAAGACTTACCAAAATGCTGGGAAAGTTATTGCCCAAAAAATTTTTCAGAAGTGTATAGAGGAACTATATCTTTGATTGAATCATTCAAAAGTTCATCCAATATCGTTCCAATATCAATAACAAAAAAAATCGGCCTAAAAAATATTATTAATCTAGCTAATGAATTCGGTCTTGGCTATGAACAAGAGTTTGAGGAATTTCCATCATTAGCTATTGGCTCCTACGGAGATAATCTTTTAAACATTACAAATGCATATTCTGCAATAAATAATAATGGAAAGATTTACAGCCCTAGTATCCTAGAAAAAATAGAGTCATTTAATAAGCAAATTATTTGGAAAAACAAATTTATTGCCAAAAAAATATTAGATTATAAAGTAAATAAAAAACTAAATAAGCTTCTTGAAAAATCAGTAAAAGATGGCACTTCAAAAGCAGCTTTTATAAAAGGAAAGAAAATTTATGGAAAAACAGGAACATCTGATGGCAATAAAGATCTTTGGTTTATCGGTTCACTTGATAATCTTACAACAGGTATCTGGATAGGTTATGACGATAACAGAGAATCTAAATTATCTAGTGGAAATGCAGCTTATTTATGGAAGAAATTTATAGCTGAAATTTATAAAATCTAA
- the hisF gene encoding imidazole glycerol phosphate synthase subunit HisF has protein sequence MVALRLIPCLDVANGRVVKGVNFVNLRDSGDPVELACRYSDEGADELVFLDIRASLENRNTLIDLVSRTAKSVKIPFTVGGGIDSVSAINDLLRAGADKVSLNSSAVRNPDLISKSSRKFGAQCIVIAIDARRKVNKIDQWEVYVKGGRENTGIDVLSWAKKVEELGAGEILLTSMDGDGTQNGYDLDLTESVANIVNIPVIASGGAGSLEDIYVVFKEGRASAALLASLLHDKKLTLKEIKNFLLDKNLPIRPYE, from the coding sequence ATGGTTGCTCTTCGTTTAATTCCTTGTTTAGATGTCGCCAATGGAAGGGTGGTTAAAGGTGTGAATTTTGTTAACTTAAGAGACTCAGGTGATCCTGTTGAATTGGCTTGTAGGTATTCTGATGAAGGCGCAGATGAATTAGTGTTTTTAGATATTAGAGCAAGTTTGGAAAATAGGAATACATTAATTGACCTTGTCTCTAGAACAGCAAAATCAGTAAAAATCCCTTTTACGGTTGGTGGAGGCATAGATTCTGTTTCTGCTATAAATGATCTTTTAAGAGCAGGAGCGGATAAAGTGAGTTTGAATTCCTCAGCCGTTAGAAATCCTGATTTAATTTCTAAAAGTTCTAGAAAGTTTGGTGCTCAATGCATCGTTATAGCAATTGATGCCAGAAGAAAAGTTAATAAGATTGATCAATGGGAGGTATATGTAAAAGGAGGACGAGAAAATACTGGGATAGATGTCTTAAGTTGGGCAAAAAAAGTTGAGGAACTAGGTGCAGGGGAAATATTACTAACTTCAATGGATGGTGATGGAACGCAGAATGGATATGATTTAGACTTGACAGAATCTGTTGCAAATATTGTTAACATCCCAGTAATCGCATCTGGAGGAGCAGGCTCTTTAGAAGATATCTATGTTGTTTTCAAGGAAGGCAGAGCATCAGCGGCACTTTTAGCATCCTTGCTTCATGATAAGAAACTTACTTTAAAAGAAATAAAAAATTTCCTCCTCGACAAAAATCTTCCAATTAGACCATATGAATAA
- a CDS encoding 16S rRNA (cytosine(967)-C(5))-methyltransferase, with product MSIGYLQRKAAWEILLKVSSGEFSDHALEKVLRNYHFNPLDIAFITELSFGCIRYRKFLDLWTDHTSKITYKKQPPKLRWLLHIGLYQLLKMDKIPFSAAISTTVEVAKKTNLRGLAGTVNAILRNASRKLEQDDFPKLSSDRKERISYIESLPLWLVNDLYKWVGINDAEKIVKAFNKKPSIDLRINPLKTDLDEFLKVLCEKKIDAEIIKDLNNGITLKSNPRSIKNLPGYSDGLWTIQDRSSQWVAPLLNPKKGEKILDACAAPGSKSTHLAELVKDSAEILAVDRSEKRLKILQSNLDRLNLKSVTTLKADATSLIELNPKFKSYFDKILLDAPCSGIGTLSRNPDSRWSLSREKIKYLTLLQEKLLNSIVPLLKKDGTLVYSTCTICPDENILLIERFIEKNKGLKLTSQKQILPSLDYPGDGFYAAIISYKS from the coding sequence TTGAGCATAGGATATTTACAAAGGAAAGCAGCTTGGGAAATTCTATTAAAAGTTAGTTCTGGTGAATTTTCTGATCATGCTCTTGAAAAGGTTTTAAGAAATTATCACTTTAATCCTTTAGATATAGCTTTTATTACAGAATTATCTTTTGGATGTATAAGGTACAGAAAATTTCTTGATCTTTGGACGGACCATACATCAAAAATTACTTACAAAAAGCAGCCTCCAAAGTTAAGATGGCTTTTACATATAGGTTTATATCAATTATTGAAAATGGATAAAATTCCATTTTCAGCGGCCATTTCTACCACTGTAGAAGTAGCTAAAAAAACAAATCTAAGGGGTTTGGCAGGCACTGTAAATGCGATATTGAGAAATGCATCTAGAAAATTAGAACAAGATGATTTCCCAAAATTATCTTCTGATAGAAAAGAAAGAATTTCATATATTGAGTCATTGCCATTATGGCTTGTGAATGATCTTTACAAATGGGTAGGAATTAATGATGCTGAAAAAATTGTTAAAGCATTTAATAAAAAACCCTCTATAGATTTGAGAATTAACCCACTAAAAACTGATTTAGATGAATTTTTGAAAGTACTTTGTGAAAAAAAAATTGATGCTGAAATTATTAAAGATTTAAATAATGGAATTACTTTAAAATCTAATCCAAGATCTATTAAAAACTTGCCAGGATATAGTGATGGGCTTTGGACAATACAAGACAGATCTTCTCAGTGGGTAGCGCCTCTTTTGAATCCAAAAAAAGGTGAAAAGATTTTAGATGCATGTGCAGCTCCAGGAAGTAAGTCTACGCACTTAGCAGAATTAGTAAAAGATAGTGCTGAAATACTTGCTGTAGATAGATCAGAAAAAAGATTGAAAATACTTCAATCAAATTTAGATAGGTTAAATTTAAAATCAGTAACTACCCTGAAAGCTGATGCAACGAGTTTGATTGAATTGAATCCTAAGTTTAAATCTTATTTTGATAAGATACTTTTAGATGCTCCATGTTCTGGGATTGGTACTCTCTCCAGGAATCCAGATTCTAGATGGTCCTTGAGTAGGGAAAAAATAAAATACTTAACTTTATTGCAGGAAAAGCTATTAAATAGTATTGTTCCTCTTTTGAAAAAAGATGGAACTTTAGTTTATTCAACTTGCACGATCTGTCCTGATGAAAATATTCTATTAATTGAAAGATTTATTGAAAAAAACAAAGGATTAAAATTGACTAGCCAAAAGCAAATTTTACCTAGCTTAGATTATCCTGGAGATGGATTTTATGCGGCAATAATTTCCTATAAATCTTAA